The following coding sequences are from one Euwallacea similis isolate ESF13 chromosome 27, ESF131.1, whole genome shotgun sequence window:
- the Vdup1 gene encoding arrestin domain-containing protein 4 isoform X2: MPRKLLKFLILFDNTSLLYFPGQFLSGRVLIELQDDTPALGLHFHVVGEGVVRVRTPRQERVYDKENYIDFRMRLLGEPGQGPSVLSPGIHSFPFKLGLPLGLPSTFLGKHGWVQYYCKTALREPNGLTHKNQQVFIVMNPIDLNLEPAVLGETFRCEIEHKFGVSCVGSGSVVVKVALDRGGYVPGESIGVSASVMNRSRVTIKSTKAALTETITYMARGKVVQTEKRELAVLTRGKIRPGERDEWDNEQLYILPLPPTNLRGCHLIRINYDVFFIVEPSGLQKEVKLQLPIVMATYPLRSSDDENGNKTGTHYPSTLPIFRPWLEDKSQD, encoded by the exons atgccgAGGAAactgttgaaatttttgattttgttcgATAACACATCCCTCCTGTACTTTCCAGGGCAGTTCCTGTCAGGGAGGGTACTCATCGAACTGCAAGATGATACACCTGCACTAG GTCTACATTTCCATGTAGTAGGAGAAGGTGTAGTAAGAGTGCGAACCCCACGGCAAGAAAGAGTCTAtgacaaagaaaattatatagaTTTCAGGATGCGACTGCTTGGAGAACCTG GTCAAGGCCCTTCGGTCTTATCACCAGGGATCCACAGCTTTCCCTTCAAGCTGGGGCTTCCTTTAGGACTACCATCCACATTCTTAGGAAAGCACGGGTGGGTGCAATACTACTGTAAAACTGCCCTAAGAGAACCCAATGGGCTTACTCATAAGAACCAACAGGTGTTCATAGTAATGAATCCCATTGACTTAAATCTGGAACCTGCAGTTTTAGGG GAAACCTTCAGGTGCGAAATAGAGCATAAGTTCGGAGTCAGTTGCGTTGGCTCTGGTTCTGTTGTAGTCAAAGTTGCACTGGATAGAGGAGGATATGTGCCTGGAGAAAGTATAG GTGTGTCAGCTAGTGTTATGAACAGAAGTAGAGTAACTATAAAAAGTACGAAAGCTGCTCTAACTGAAACCATAACTTACATGGCCAGAGGCAAAGTGGTGCAAACAGAAAAGAGAGAATTGGCAGTTCTAACAAGGGGTAAAATTCGCCCAGGGGAGAGGGATGAATGGGACAACGAGCAGCTTTACATCCTTCCCTTGCCTCCCACTAATCTCAGAGGGTGCCATTTAATTAGGATTAATTATGATGTGTTT TTTATAGTAGAACCAAGTGGACTACAGAAGGAAGTGAAGCTACAACTACCAATCGTGATGGCGACTTACCCTTTAAGGTCCTCGGATgatgaaaatggaaataaaactGGGACTCACTACCCTTCAACTTTACCCATTTTCAGACCTTGGTTGGAAGATAAATCGCAGGACTAA
- the Vdup1 gene encoding arrestin domain-containing protein 4 isoform X1, giving the protein MPRKLLKFLILFDNTSLLYFPGQFLSGRVLIELQDDTPALGLHFHVVGEGVVRVRTPRQERVYDKENYIDFRMRLLGEPGQGPSVLSPGIHSFPFKLGLPLGLPSTFLGKHGWVQYYCKTALREPNGLTHKNQQVFIVMNPIDLNLEPAVLGKISGQETFRCEIEHKFGVSCVGSGSVVVKVALDRGGYVPGESIGVSASVMNRSRVTIKSTKAALTETITYMARGKVVQTEKRELAVLTRGKIRPGERDEWDNEQLYILPLPPTNLRGCHLIRINYDVFFIVEPSGLQKEVKLQLPIVMATYPLRSSDDENGNKTGTHYPSTLPIFRPWLEDKSQD; this is encoded by the exons atgccgAGGAAactgttgaaatttttgattttgttcgATAACACATCCCTCCTGTACTTTCCAGGGCAGTTCCTGTCAGGGAGGGTACTCATCGAACTGCAAGATGATACACCTGCACTAG GTCTACATTTCCATGTAGTAGGAGAAGGTGTAGTAAGAGTGCGAACCCCACGGCAAGAAAGAGTCTAtgacaaagaaaattatatagaTTTCAGGATGCGACTGCTTGGAGAACCTG GTCAAGGCCCTTCGGTCTTATCACCAGGGATCCACAGCTTTCCCTTCAAGCTGGGGCTTCCTTTAGGACTACCATCCACATTCTTAGGAAAGCACGGGTGGGTGCAATACTACTGTAAAACTGCCCTAAGAGAACCCAATGGGCTTACTCATAAGAACCAACAGGTGTTCATAGTAATGAATCCCATTGACTTAAATCTGGAACCTGCAGTTTTAGGG aaaatttcggGACAGGAAACCTTCAGGTGCGAAATAGAGCATAAGTTCGGAGTCAGTTGCGTTGGCTCTGGTTCTGTTGTAGTCAAAGTTGCACTGGATAGAGGAGGATATGTGCCTGGAGAAAGTATAG GTGTGTCAGCTAGTGTTATGAACAGAAGTAGAGTAACTATAAAAAGTACGAAAGCTGCTCTAACTGAAACCATAACTTACATGGCCAGAGGCAAAGTGGTGCAAACAGAAAAGAGAGAATTGGCAGTTCTAACAAGGGGTAAAATTCGCCCAGGGGAGAGGGATGAATGGGACAACGAGCAGCTTTACATCCTTCCCTTGCCTCCCACTAATCTCAGAGGGTGCCATTTAATTAGGATTAATTATGATGTGTTT TTTATAGTAGAACCAAGTGGACTACAGAAGGAAGTGAAGCTACAACTACCAATCGTGATGGCGACTTACCCTTTAAGGTCCTCGGATgatgaaaatggaaataaaactGGGACTCACTACCCTTCAACTTTACCCATTTTCAGACCTTGGTTGGAAGATAAATCGCAGGACTAA